The Setaria viridis chromosome 6, Setaria_viridis_v4.0, whole genome shotgun sequence genome includes the window CTTTTTTATCATCAGTCAGGTGGGAGGAAGCCTTGGCACAGTGTCAACTTTGTATGTGCCCATGATGGGTTTACACTGGCTGATTTGGTGACATACAATAACAAGTACAACTTGTCAAATGGTGAGGACAACAGAGATGGGGAAAATCATAATCTTAGCTGGAATTGTGGGGAGGTAATTCAGAAATCTCATGCTTTTGTGTCTCTTGTAACTTGTTTGTCTGCAGTCAAATTTCTGGCAAATAACCTTGTGATGGTTTTCTCCATGGCGAAGCCATATGTTGGTTTCGCCTACCACATGCCATGGTTTGTAGAGACAATTCACCTTGTATATTGCATAAGCAGTAAATGTGTTCAAGCTAGGTTGGTCACTGATGCTAGTGGGGAAACATGTTCGTAAAATCATTAGAATTTGATGAACTATGCTCTACCTTATGCATGGTTAGATATCTATGCTATGTAAAATTGTTTCAAACAATGTATTTCACTTCCAGTTAAATTCATGTGGCAAGTGTATGCAGAATCATCTCGGTATAGTGCATCACATTTACAATTTTATCATTTGAATAATGCAGGAAGGAGAATTTGCAAGCCTATCAGTCAGGAGATTGAGGAAGAGGCAAATGCGCAATTTCTTTGTTTGTCTAATGGTTTCTCAAGTAAGAATTATTGTCTGATCTTTAAACTTCCTATGGCTTGTGTTTGCAAGTGCCTATTATTCAGTGTAAAGATTGCATTTGCAATCAGTGATTTACCGGAAAGTGTGTCAATGGTTCAATCCTTGTGGTGCTCAGCCAACTAATAAGGGTTACTAGGTTATGTGACTAATTACCATAAAAGCTGTGCTTTTCAAAAGAATATGCCATGCTGTATCAAGCATCCAATTAGTTGGTCACCATCTAAATCATATCTTCGTACATAGGAAAATTAAGTTACTTTAACAGAAAGATTTAATAATGTTGGATCTGTAAATAATTGGTCACCATCTACATCATATGCCAGACAAGGTTTCAGTTTTTATTCATACATGCTTCTAGGAGTAAGGTTGAAGTGGTCCTGAGCTTACATATTTTAATTCTGAGTCCTCTTTCCGGCTTCCTGCCTTCTAAATTGTTTTCATTTTCCAAATTTTTAGGGAGTTCCGATGCTCTACATGGGCGATGAATATGGTCATACAAAGGGAGGGAACAACAATACATACTGCCATGACCATTATGTCAGTGCAATGCTATTATATATTATTCTAATTAATTTCCTTGACATTCTTGCAATTCTCCATCCTGTTATTGTTGCTATGCAGGTCAATTACTTCCGTTGGGATAAGAAGGAAGAGCAATCCTCTGACTTGTACAGATTCTGCCGCCTCATGACCAAATTCCGCAAGTAAATACTCTTTCCACTGAACAGTTTTTGTGTGGAACTAATGATGAGGCCTCTGTTGGCTAAATGGATTGAGATTCTTTGTCTCATCTCATGTTGCATATTCATTTCTTTTGATGTGCGCTACAGGGAATGTGAATCTCTTGGCCTTGAGGACTTCCCAACTTCAGAACAGTTGCATTGGCACGGTCATCAGCCTGGGAAGCCTGACTGGTCGGAGGGGAGCCGATTCGTTGCCTTCTCCATGGTACGGAAATAACACACCGCACATCAGCACACTTATTTCAAAAATCATTATTTTCTACCATTAAGTAGATCAATGAAATATTTCCAAAGGAAACTAACCCATGACGTCTCTTGTATCTCTCACCGCAGAAGGATGAAACCAAAGGTGAAATCTACGTGGCCTTCAACACCAGCCACCTGCCGGTGGTTGTCGGACTTCCAGAGCGCCCGGGGTTCCGATGGGAGCCAGTGGTGGACACAGGCAAGGCTGCACCGTATGACTTCCTCGCCGATGACCTGCCGGACCGGGCACTCACCATCAACCAGTTCTCCCATTTCCTCAACTCCAACCTCTACCCTATGCTCAGCTACTCTTCCATCGTCCTCGTGTTGCATCCAGATGCTTGAAAGAGGTCTGGTACAGTGGTAAAGAGTATACAGGGTATAGTTCTCTCTAGCATGCCATAGAAACTGTTGGGTTTTGCTGGTGTCGGTGGTTTATGCGTATGTAAAGCTGGTGGTTCTCTGATATGTTCGTCGCGACAGAGTTAGGAGAGTATTGCCTGGTAATTAAGTAATGGTAAATGTGTAGAGTATGCTTCCTGAAAAATTGATCATTTGGCAGGAGAAGTGCTCCCGCTCTTTTACACCCTACCCCACTTGAATCCTCCTCGGATCATTGTCGATGGACGACCATGGCGAGCAGATCGAGCTGCTCCGATCCTTAGTCGTCACGCGTTCGTCGTCTGTGGTGACATCGATCGCAGCGTCAGCGGTCATCGCGATCCGGAGAATCTGCCTCCCTTTTGCATGTATAATTCTCAATTCGACCCTTTTGGATGGCATTCTTTTTCATATTGTCACCCTTTGGACTCCGGGAGGGCATAAAACGAAATAACCTCATTTAGATAGGCAAGAAGCCAAGATCAAGGCGTACCCTGACAAACGAAGCCTATCCAAATCTCTCTGGGTGCGTTTGGCAACTAAACGCGGGGGGCATGGGAATCAGTAGCGGGAGTTGGAGGATGGAATCCACTTATGAATataatttcataatttttagtccCATTTCTTGTTTGTTTTTTAGGAATTAACTGTAGAAATTTAAGTGAGACTTCATATCTCTTGTTTAGTATAAGGGTTAGAGGGAGAAAATTATATCTTAAGTCATGATTAATTGTAGATGCATCCATCTTGCATTTAAAATAAACTTCCACCCAATTCCCACCTCTCCCCTGGGAAGTGATTGGTGGGAGTTAGCTCCTCTAAACTCCCATTCCTCATTCTATTAAAACTCCCGTGCCTACCAAATAAACTTGAGAATTTTAATGTTCATATTTAAAATCAATTACCTCCAACCAAACGAGCCGCCGTACTTGCGGCCTTCCGTCTTGTTCTGTTGGTTCCAAGTAACTCGATTGGCCTGCGAGTTCGTCTCGTCTTGTTCCATCCACCGATCGGAGATGGCCGGCCGCTTGTTGTTCCAGAAGGTCTCCTCCGGCACGTGTAGATCGGCAGCCCACCTCGGCGCTGCTTCTGCTAGGGCCGCCGCTCCAATCACCCGCACTGTTCCGGTTCCGGTACGTACAAACTCCAGATTCCCGTAGTTTTTCACTTTAGGCTACATCTTATTCCCGCGTTTTCTACCATTCTTCCGTTTTCCATTCCTGCATTCCAAACAAGCTCGGGGGAAATTTAGCTCCAAATTCCAAAGATATATAGCTACTTCGATTATGGATCCGACTTCACTACAGGCCCATGTTTACTTTCTTGACACTTACCAGATTTAGGGCAGAGTTAAAGTATAAGCAAAGGCTGCTCCTCAtctaaaaattaaagaaaagcgAAGGCATGGATATGATGGTTACCATAGCTAgagtgcaatttttttttttttgggggggggggggggggggcggtgtTGGGGTTGTAATGTAGCAATGTACGGCACAATTGCATGTTTGAACCTGTTttttaaggggaaaaaaaacttcGGTTGCTTCTCCCGTTTTCTTTGATTTGTTTTATGCTCCTTGCTTCAGTACATCCTGCCATACATCTTTGATAATTTAGGATGTTAGATAGATAGCTTGGCAAAGATTACATCAGAATTATTCTTTCTAGACTTGGGAAATAAATATCTATCCCAAGTGCATGTTCTGACTAGATTCTTGCCCAATGCAGGCTACAAGGTAATTCAACACATTCACATGCTCTCAGCTGGTGCTAGAACGAGATGGCCACCATATGAAATGCGCTTTATCAACATCTATTGCAGGGAGTCATTATTAGATTGTGTTGGAGGAGCGAGGCGAACTTTTTCATCTAGTGCAACCAACAAGCAACCTTCATCTCAAGCTAAAACGCAACACGGACAATATACTGAAGCAACGTAAGTACTTATCAGTTATCTCTCGATAGATGTTGGATGAATAGATCAATTGGATGAAAACCATGCTTACTTTTCTGAACGAATGTAGCTTTCTGCttcttttgtttcctttatTAAATTAAATGCGCTTGCGCATATCCTGTCAtccatgttgttgttgttcttgttttGTTGGCTGGAATTTGGATTGATCCTGTTGATGTGTTCCATTTCTGGGCTGCATCAAATTgattgggactaaaggttttattgttgctgtttgattttAAGTTAAGCAAAAGTGAAATCTTAACATATACATTGGACCATTACCATTATTTCTGATATTggtcttttttaaaaaacattaTGATTATGGGCTCCATAAACTTCAACGTTCTGCGGAAAATTGATGAAGAAAATTTGTAACGTTACCATGAGAGTTTTGGATGTTACTGATGTGAGAATATGAAATACGATGTGAATTATGGATTGATGTGTATTGACTATTGGGCCGCATGAGCTATTTATGTAGAATACATGGTGACTAGGGTCTTAAGGGATCATCGAGATGGAGATGAAAATTAATCCTAATCTACCTTAACATTAACAACCAGACCATTCTGAATCCGAAGCATATGGAGGCGTGGCTATAGCACCAACTTGTATTCGAAATGTTTGCATGTTACCAGATTTTATTTGTTATTATTTTGCTTCAACTTTTTGCAAATAAAAGCCAGTAACTCTATTTTGAACTTGGCAACATAATATAAATAGGGCATGTTtatttgagctgcagcttttgagcttttctgaaaagcttCTGCTGGCTTTTTGCTTCCGAAAAGACAACATTAGCTTtcagaagatgtgtttagctttctgaggtcaaaaagctacgaaaagctcatAAAACTGAGTTGTTTTCTATAAAACTCTTTTTAGGCTTCCAGCTTTTCGGAAGCTACGCAAGAAAATCGTTGTTTATTTGAGCTTCTGgcttttcacgctgagaagctatcaggaagctcaaacaaatagggtCTAAAGTTTGAAGGTTTATTTGTTTCATCCTTGTCTGCAGGCTTATTGTAGCTCCGAAGAAATATGAGAACACCACTATGTGGCTGTTTGCTTGTAGTACCCTTTTCTGGCTCTATATATTTAGCAACAAACCATCATTTTTTCGTCGCACAAGCTGCTGCAGTTGCTGCAACTGCCAATGCTATGGTTCAAATCCTGAGGTGGAAAGGAATTAGGAGCTCGAGGCAGTCCCAGCAGCCGTGGTGTCCTGTGGTGCGAGGAGATGTTATACATACTTGTAATTTTCTACTGAGCCTGTAGAGAGGACACAGCCAAAgtagttttcttttgtttggcTCTTTTGGCTTCGCTTTTTTACCCAGTCCTAATAGAGTATAGGGTGAATGCTAAACCATTCATGTAACTCGgattaatttttattttcttagcCTTTTGTACACATTCAATCTATCTAAATGTTTGAGTGATTGAGACTACCGAGATGAGCAAATGAACAAGTTCGAAAATGGAATTATTTCCGGTTTCTGCGACCGCACACAACCCAAGTTCCGTCGTACGGTAGAGTCGTAGAGAATTATCGctaccaaaaaaaaatacaagtgaAGGCCAACAGACGGAGTCAAATGGACTCAAATCAATAGCAGTACAATGGACGAAAGATGGACACGCATCATTCTCCTACGAAAGATCATATCATGTTCTGCATACTGATAATTCGAAAAGACCAAGCTAGGAGAACAGCAGTGGCCTGACATTCAGAACATGTGTGTACAGACTACAGAGAATTCAGAACATGTGTGTACAGACTACGGAGAATGCTGTAAGGTTGAAAGATGATCCACAACGCAGTCATCAGGAAGAAAAAAGTAAGGCAGCGAAAATGTCCAACATGATCAGATACCCCGGTAGCCGCTCAGAGCCCGTCACGACTCGTTGCTCTCCGGGAAGGTGATGCACTTGTACACCCTGCATCTCGGGCACAGGATGAAACCCGCCTGCAGCGACGCAATACGTTCATCAGGATTCAGAAAAGGGATGCCGGGAGTGGTCTGAATGAACAAGCCTGCAGCAGAGAAAACAGTCGCGTACGGCTTTGCAGGTCGGGCAGCGGCGGTACACCCGGGTACCCTCGGACTTGACgttgttcttcttccccttGCAGAAGTCGCAGAGCAGCCACCCCGCGCCGCTGCAGGCTTCGCACACtacaccttcttccttgggACAAGACACCAAGATGCAAGAAGAagttttcccaaaaaaaaaaagatgaaagaagaagcatCAGCTTACGATAATGGCAGGCACGAGCTCTGTATGGCACCACGCCGTGCAGCTAGAAATGTGCAAGATTACTAATCTAACCTCAGTGTCCCCGTCGACCAGCGGCCGCGCGGtctgctccgcctccgcggcgccgcTGAGCTCCCTTGGTACGGACGCGCAGCCGATCCTGCCCTTCCACttcgcgggccgcggcggcggcacggtcgGCACCGGCGCCTGCCacggttgcggcggcggcggcgagccgcaGCGCCGTGGACCAATCCATCGGTCTAGGCTCGCCGCGGTGCTCCATTGCGCCATCAGCTCCGAACTGCCTCCCCCACCCACCGCTCCTTTTCGTGTGGATAAAGTTGTGAGGGAAATCCACGCCATCAGCTCCGATCTCCCCGTCTGACATCCGGGACCCACCGAAATCCACCTCGGATCACTACCACGGGGCCCAACGCAGTCCAGCATGGTCAACCAGTCAATTGCGAGGCCTGCTGCCCTGGCCCACGTATAACCTGCTCCGCGTGTCACTTTtggtcgtcggctcgtcgccgtCTATGCCGCCGTGCAGCCCGTGctcgcgccacctcctccacgtcgTTGCAGGATAGCAGACCTCGCCGCTGCATCGCCGTTTATGCCGCCGTGCTCGCGTCCAGCGTacgtggtaatggatcatgattCATGACCCTCACATTTCCTATGGAGATTTGGCCCCGGTACCACTCAGATGGACTTGTCTCCCTGCAAGGGGTGGTACGGCTCGTCCGAATGGTAGACGGGGAAGTGGGGAGCAAGGTGAAGCATCGACACGAAAAGATAGAGATAGAAATAGGATCGTTTAAATACGTATAACTTGTACTAAAGCTCAGTTTTGTTTTCCTGTAACCGATTGCAATTAGATTCGAAGCAAATTTGTAACCCTACCCACGACTATGTAAGGTGGGTAGAAACCTCCTTAAAAACCCAAGCCATCGGGTCACGCTCCAGCTCCACCGTGCAACATCAGCTTCCCTCAACTCCCACTTCCTTCTCTGTAAGCAACACGATATAGCTAGGACAGTGTGTGGGATACTAGTATCAACAACGAACAAATGTAGAGTTCACCGCCACCAACGCCTTCGATTCGCCGCCATCGTTGCCTCCTGTTCGCCACCAACAACCAGGACAACATCCTACAGCTCGATAGGCAAGTCCTTGCTTCTCCACTCCCTCATCGTTATCTAGTCTGGCTGCTCACATGGGCCACTGACGCCCTAACCCATTCATCACCGGTATACTTCATGTTGGGCTTCCCGGGCCGAACTCCTCACCGCGCTGGCCCAGTAGCAGTTGATGCCTTCCCGCTTCCTGCAATCTTGCCGTCAGGTATGCTCTGACATCCCCTTCCCCTTGAAAAACAGCTTGTCCCCAAGCTGGTGCATGAGGAAACTTCTCCTTGATCATGTGTTTATCCTCCCAGGTCGCCATTAACGTCGGCCAACCAGACCAATGCACCAAGATTTGAGGTATTAATTTTCCATCTCGAGTACAAAGACGATGGTCCAAAACAGCAACAAGAAATTGAAAGCTAAGCTTAGGTTCAGGAATTCAGGACTGACCTGTGCTTTAGCTCCCACCGCTGGCTTGAGTTGTGAAACATGGAACACCGGGTGCACTGAACTGTTTTCTAGTAACTGCAGTTCATGTGCCACCTCATTGATCTTGTTCACTACCTTGTATGGCCCAAAGTATCGGAAAGCTAACTTGTAATTTGCTCTTGCAGCTATTAAAGACTGCACATATGGTTATAACTTGAGAAAAA containing:
- the LOC117861212 gene encoding uncharacterized protein; translation: MAQWSTAASLDRWIGPRRCGSPPPPQPWQAPVPTVPPPRPAKWKGRIGCASVPRELSGAAEAEQTARPLVDGDTEEEGVVCEACSGAGWLLCDFCKGKKNNVKSEGTRVYRRCPTCKAAGFILCPRCRVYKCITFPESNES